The Flammeovirga yaeyamensis genome segment TCTCGCCAGTTACATCAAATGCTTCTTTTGCTAAAGCGTCTCCATCTTCAGCAGCATCAAAAATATCTTTAGCTGTCAATTGTTCGAAAGTTTTACCAGATAGTAAACTGTTTCCGTTGTTATCAGCTAGTAATTCGAACATTGTACGTTTGATACCAGTAGCAGAAACATACGTTTCTAAACAACCTCTACGACCACAACCACAAATTCTACCGTCTTCAACCACATTAATGTGACCAAGTTCACCAGCAAAACCATCGTGACCATATAATAAATCGCCGTTTACAATAATACCAGAACCTAAACCAGTACCTAAAGTAACTACGATAAAGTTTTTCATACCTTGAGCAACACCAAACTTCATTTCGCCAAGTGCAGCTGCATTAGCATCGTTTGTAATTGCAACAGGTACTTTAAAGTGATCTTGCATTAAGTCAGCAATGGCAACTTCTTCACCCCAACCTTTAAGGTTTACTGCCTTCTCAATTTTACCATTGTAGTAGTTCGCATTCGGTGCACCGATACCAACTGCTACCATGTCGATTTCACCAGCTTTAGACTTTAAA includes the following:
- a CDS encoding ROK family protein, encoding MTAVTLGIDVGGTNTKIGFVDRHGKCLVSTHIPTGADEPFDNFLKNVFATVDDLKSKAGEIDMVAVGIGAPNANYYNGKIEKAVNLKGWGEEVAIADLMQDHFKVPVAITNDANAAALGEMKFGVAQGMKNFIVVTLGTGLGSGIIVNGDLLYGHDGFAGELGHINVVEDGRICGCGRRGCLETYVSATGIKRTMFELLADNNGNSLLSGKTFEQLTAKDIFDAAEDGDALAKEAFDVTGEILGKALADTIAIFSPEAIVLFGGLASAGEYITEPTRAAMEENCLSLFKGKTRLVVSNLEGDNTAILGSSALAWQEYEKLQKA